Proteins from a genomic interval of Candidatus Methylomirabilis lanthanidiphila:
- the cobQ gene encoding Cobyric acid synthase, with amino-acid sequence MRSAYGLAPSLMVQGTSSSVGKSVLVTALCRIFASAGYRVAPFKSQNMALNSAVTVDGGEIGRAQAVQAEAAGVEPTVDMNPILLKPEEDARCQVVVRGRPVGSFHFSEYNRMKPDLLPVIRESLELLRGAYDLVLIEGAGSPAEVNLKADEIVNMRVARLAESPVLLVGDIDRGGVFAALVGTLELLEPTERAAVQGLVINKFRGDPALLTTGLEFLMRRTGVPVLGVLPYCSDLQVPAEDSMSLDGGCWQGRGEGWLDIVVIRLPRIANFDDFEPLAQERGVRLRFIRHAHELNGADAIILPGTKSTVTDLEFLQQNGLARLICARAASGTPVLGICGGYQMLGQEIRDPKGVESDRMRVPGLGLLPVVTEFSPLKTTQRVSARVTARVGLFATVAGSMVQGYEIHMGQSRIIEVPSPCSEPLEGPFTITERQGVATEERDGAMDQTGNIVGTYLHGLFRNGPVRRTFLTYLADRKGVAPDPGWGTCSSVEATYDGLARLVASHLDMARIAKLVNLPL; translated from the coding sequence GTGAGGTCGGCATACGGCTTGGCACCGAGCCTCATGGTCCAGGGGACCAGCTCATCGGTGGGGAAGAGCGTGCTGGTAACGGCCCTCTGCCGGATCTTCGCCTCGGCGGGGTATCGGGTCGCGCCGTTCAAGTCACAGAACATGGCGCTCAACTCTGCCGTCACTGTTGATGGCGGGGAGATCGGGCGTGCCCAGGCGGTTCAAGCGGAGGCGGCAGGCGTGGAGCCTACGGTGGACATGAACCCTATCCTACTCAAGCCGGAAGAGGATGCCCGCTGCCAGGTGGTGGTCCGTGGGCGCCCGGTCGGGAGTTTCCATTTCAGCGAGTATAACCGGATGAAGCCGGATCTGCTGCCGGTGATTCGGGAGAGCCTGGAGCTTCTCCGGGGGGCCTACGACCTGGTGCTGATCGAGGGGGCTGGAAGCCCGGCTGAGGTGAACCTGAAGGCGGATGAGATCGTGAACATGCGGGTCGCGCGCCTGGCCGAGTCGCCGGTCCTGCTGGTTGGCGATATCGATCGCGGCGGCGTCTTCGCGGCGCTGGTGGGGACGCTTGAGCTGTTAGAGCCTACGGAGCGGGCGGCGGTCCAGGGTCTCGTCATCAATAAGTTTCGGGGCGACCCGGCGCTGCTCACCACGGGCCTTGAATTTCTCATGCGCCGAACAGGGGTGCCGGTGCTGGGTGTGCTCCCCTACTGCTCGGATCTTCAGGTCCCGGCAGAGGATTCGATGAGCCTTGATGGGGGTTGCTGGCAGGGGAGGGGCGAGGGCTGGCTCGATATCGTCGTGATCCGTCTGCCACGCATCGCCAACTTTGACGACTTTGAACCTCTGGCCCAGGAGCGGGGTGTGCGCCTTCGCTTCATCCGTCACGCGCACGAATTGAACGGCGCCGACGCGATCATCTTGCCGGGCACCAAGAGCACTGTGACGGATCTTGAGTTCCTCCAGCAAAACGGCCTCGCGAGGCTGATTTGCGCCCGTGCGGCATCGGGCACGCCGGTACTGGGGATCTGCGGTGGCTACCAGATGCTGGGACAGGAGATCCGCGATCCAAAGGGGGTTGAATCGGATCGCATGAGGGTGCCAGGTCTGGGCCTGCTGCCGGTGGTCACCGAATTCTCCCCGCTCAAAACCACCCAGCGGGTGAGCGCCCGTGTCACTGCGCGAGTCGGCCTGTTCGCGACGGTGGCAGGCTCGATGGTGCAGGGGTATGAGATCCACATGGGGCAGAGTCGCATCATAGAAGTGCCTTCTCCCTGCTCTGAGCCCCTTGAAGGGCCCTTCACCATCACCGAGCGACAGGGGGTTGCCACCGAGGAGCGGGATGGTGCGATGGATCAGACGGGGAATATTGTGGGGACCTACCTTCATGGACTCTTCCGAAACGGCCCTGTGCGGCGGACCTTCCTCACATACCTGGCCGACCGGAAGGGAGTGGCGCCTGACCCCGGCTGGGGGACGTGCAGCTCGGTCGAAGCCACCTACGACGGGCTTGCCAGGCTGGTGGCTTCGCATCTGGATATGGCCCGGATCGCCAAACTGGTCAATTTGCCCCTTTGA
- a CDS encoding histidinol-phosphate aminotransferase 2 (Imidazole acetol-phosphate transaminase 2) has product MTIVPRSEVVRLVRAEHGGRLPLVTDLPAHAREGLLDFSTTVHAYGPPPEVRQALQEACLEEYPDPDASAFCALAAKVGGVPVKWVMAGSGSVEFLRLIPLSYVRPRDPVLIIGPTFDEYRVGVEVMGGIIHEVRAKPERGFRSDIGAVVKTIRSVRPRLIFLCNPNNPTGHYLSEAEVCEILRACGQGIVVMDEAFINFVAKPWASTRLLQAGPVILVRSMTKDYALPGVRLGYALGDPMLLDPLRKVQVPWSVSSLAQAAGIAAFSEKDYLPKVMRVVREDARVFVEELRAEGLGVVHEAAHFCLISVADGDEAAESLCRFGMLVRSCRSFGLKAYIRVGPRRPEENARLIQAMRTAHSYQPSAFSE; this is encoded by the coding sequence ATGACGATCGTCCCGCGATCTGAGGTCGTGAGGCTTGTGAGGGCGGAGCATGGGGGTCGGCTGCCTCTCGTGACCGACCTTCCGGCACATGCGCGTGAGGGTCTCCTTGACTTTAGCACCACCGTCCATGCCTACGGCCCACCTCCTGAAGTGCGACAGGCTCTCCAGGAGGCCTGTCTGGAGGAGTACCCGGATCCTGACGCCTCGGCCTTCTGTGCCCTCGCCGCCAAGGTGGGCGGCGTACCGGTGAAGTGGGTGATGGCCGGCAGCGGCTCGGTGGAGTTCTTGCGCCTGATCCCCCTCTCCTATGTACGGCCACGTGACCCAGTGCTCATCATCGGTCCCACCTTCGATGAATACCGGGTCGGGGTAGAGGTGATGGGGGGCATCATCCACGAGGTGCGGGCCAAACCCGAGAGAGGCTTTCGCTCGGATATCGGTGCCGTCGTCAAAACCATCAGATCGGTTCGCCCGCGCCTGATCTTTCTCTGTAATCCCAACAACCCAACCGGGCATTATCTGTCCGAGGCGGAGGTGTGTGAGATCCTCCGTGCCTGCGGACAGGGGATCGTCGTCATGGATGAGGCCTTTATCAACTTCGTGGCGAAGCCGTGGGCCTCTACACGATTGTTGCAGGCCGGCCCGGTTATTTTGGTCCGATCCATGACCAAGGACTACGCGCTTCCTGGGGTCAGGCTGGGGTATGCCTTGGGGGATCCAATGCTGCTTGATCCGCTGCGCAAGGTACAGGTGCCATGGAGCGTCAGCAGTCTCGCTCAGGCAGCCGGGATAGCTGCCTTCTCAGAGAAGGACTACCTGCCAAAGGTGATGCGCGTGGTTCGGGAGGATGCGCGGGTCTTCGTCGAAGAACTCCGGGCGGAAGGGCTCGGGGTAGTGCATGAGGCGGCCCATTTCTGTCTTATCTCCGTGGCCGATGGGGATGAGGCGGCTGAGTCGCTGTGTCGCTTCGGGATGTTGGTTCGATCCTGCCGATCGTTTGGGCTGAAGGCGTACATCCGAGTCGGACCCCGCCGTCCCGAGGAGAATGCGCGCCTCATTCAGGCGATGAGAACAGCGCATAGCTATCAACCATCAGCTTTCAGCGAGTGA
- a CDS encoding nicotinate-nucleotide--dimethylbenzimidazole phosphoribosyltransferase: MTHWIRPVPPLDEEAMREARRRQGRLTKPPGSLGRLEGLAVHLAGMTGRVRHLKLRHKAVIVMAADHGITAEGVSAYPAEVTAQMVQSFARGTAAINVLARTMGARVVTVDIGVRGPEVPGAGWVVRKVGPGTRNFLAEPAMSRVEAICAIETGIDIVEQERSRGLDLLATGDMGIGNTTASSAITAVLCGRTPAEVTGPGTGLSHEQIVRKADVIERAITLHRPDPSDPLDVLVKVGGFEIGGIVGVILGAAASRVPILIDGFVSGAAALIAARLAPVTRDYLIAGHRSTEPGHQAILDHLNLEPILDLGLRLGEGTGAVLAMPILEAAGRLLDEMATFEEARVSHRSPDHAQDGSQER; the protein is encoded by the coding sequence ATGACGCACTGGATCAGGCCTGTACCGCCCTTGGATGAGGAGGCGATGCGGGAGGCGAGACGGCGTCAGGGGAGGCTGACCAAGCCGCCCGGGAGCCTGGGCCGCCTGGAGGGGCTGGCCGTCCACCTGGCCGGCATGACGGGCCGCGTGCGTCACCTCAAGCTGCGGCATAAGGCGGTGATCGTGATGGCAGCGGATCACGGGATCACCGCCGAGGGGGTGAGCGCCTATCCGGCTGAGGTGACGGCGCAGATGGTGCAGAGCTTCGCTCGTGGGACGGCGGCGATCAATGTCCTGGCCCGCACCATGGGCGCTCGCGTCGTCACCGTGGACATCGGCGTGAGAGGGCCCGAGGTACCGGGCGCGGGGTGGGTGGTGCGGAAGGTGGGGCCAGGCACGCGCAATTTCCTGGCGGAGCCGGCGATGAGCCGAGTGGAGGCGATCTGCGCCATCGAGACGGGGATCGACATCGTTGAGCAGGAGCGGAGCAGAGGGCTTGACCTGCTGGCGACGGGAGATATGGGAATCGGCAACACCACCGCCTCAAGTGCCATTACGGCTGTCCTGTGCGGCAGGACTCCGGCCGAGGTGACCGGCCCGGGAACGGGCCTGTCTCACGAGCAGATCGTGAGAAAAGCCGATGTGATCGAACGGGCGATCACGTTGCACCGTCCAGACCCCTCAGATCCGCTTGACGTGCTGGTCAAGGTTGGAGGATTCGAAATAGGGGGGATTGTGGGGGTGATCCTGGGCGCCGCAGCCTCGCGCGTTCCAATCCTGATCGATGGGTTCGTCTCCGGGGCCGCCGCACTGATCGCGGCACGCCTGGCCCCTGTGACCCGAGACTATCTAATCGCCGGTCACCGATCGACGGAGCCAGGACATCAAGCCATCCTTGACCACCTCAACCTCGAGCCGATCCTTGACCTAGGGCTCCGGCTTGGGGAAGGGACGGGGGCCGTACTGGCGATGCCGATCCTCGAGGCGGCGGGTCGTCTCCTGGATGAGATGGCGACCTTTGAAGAGGCGCGTGTTTCTCATCGATCCCCCGACCACGCTCAGGACGGGTCTCAAGAACGATGA
- the cobS gene encoding Cobalamin synthase: protein MTALMQALSFLTIVRLARRAGGEGAPTAWTAAWFPLVGLALGVGLVGLDRLLAFVLPRPVGSTLLVVAWVAVTGALHLDGLMDCADALPGVRGEADRLRILKDPALGAFGVAAGCFAILLKVMALASTEGAMRLQALGLAPAMGRWAVLLVMRLFPYANRPNGGTGAGMTRTLGLRHLAVGTVVALVAGAACGFRGVAAMSLAGGVALLIAQYAGRRLPGLTGDVYGAVIECTEMTTLLLFSAHRIAY from the coding sequence ATGACGGCTCTCATGCAGGCGCTGTCGTTTCTCACCATCGTCCGGCTCGCGAGGCGGGCGGGGGGTGAGGGTGCGCCAACCGCCTGGACAGCCGCCTGGTTTCCGCTGGTGGGTCTGGCGTTGGGGGTTGGGCTTGTCGGGTTGGATCGCCTCCTCGCCTTCGTGTTGCCGAGACCGGTGGGTAGCACGCTGCTGGTTGTGGCTTGGGTGGCCGTGACAGGGGCGCTCCACCTGGACGGGCTCATGGACTGCGCCGATGCGCTCCCTGGCGTCCGCGGGGAGGCGGATCGGCTGCGGATTCTCAAGGATCCAGCGCTCGGGGCTTTCGGCGTCGCGGCAGGGTGTTTTGCCATTCTCCTGAAGGTGATGGCCCTCGCCAGCACTGAAGGCGCCATGCGGCTGCAGGCGCTGGGGCTGGCGCCGGCCATGGGACGCTGGGCAGTCCTGCTGGTGATGAGGCTCTTTCCTTACGCGAATCGACCGAATGGCGGGACCGGCGCGGGCATGACTCGGACGCTTGGTCTGCGGCACCTCGCCGTCGGAACGGTGGTCGCGTTGGTCGCGGGTGCAGCCTGCGGCTTCAGAGGGGTGGCAGCCATGAGCCTCGCCGGAGGGGTCGCCCTACTGATCGCACAGTATGCAGGACGGCGGCTTCCCGGACTGACAGGGGATGTCTATGGGGCGGTGATTGAATGCACGGAGATGACCACGCTTCTCCTCTTTTCTGCACACCGGATCGCGTATTGA
- a CDS encoding Adenosylcobinamide amidohydrolase, with protein MAGSTLLTTGFPGLALEADEAVLRIASETPLAVLSSAVVGAELVVAQEFLVLRVPRDYAGTAPAADLHAVARRRGLDRPFVGFMTAAPVAVPRLALETHDHARVLAVATMGLGNLSAAGLSPPAPRPQGTINLLLFIDAHLSRSATVGAVITATEAKAAALAARGLRTLEGWPASGTSTDAIVIASTGHGPSLDYAGPVTTVGWLIGLVVRRILQDPSLP; from the coding sequence ATGGCCGGTTCAACTCTGCTCACCACGGGCTTCCCGGGCCTCGCGCTTGAGGCTGATGAGGCGGTGCTGCGGATCGCCTCAGAGACGCCGTTAGCGGTCCTCTCATCAGCGGTGGTCGGGGCCGAGCTGGTGGTCGCGCAGGAGTTCCTCGTGCTGCGGGTCCCACGCGATTACGCCGGGACAGCGCCGGCGGCCGATCTTCATGCCGTGGCGAGAAGGCGGGGACTGGATCGACCGTTCGTCGGGTTCATGACGGCGGCGCCTGTCGCCGTGCCGCGCCTTGCCCTCGAGACGCATGACCATGCGCGTGTTCTGGCCGTGGCTACGATGGGGCTTGGGAACCTTTCCGCCGCCGGCCTGAGTCCGCCCGCCCCGCGTCCGCAGGGGACGATCAATCTGCTCCTGTTCATCGATGCGCACCTTTCCCGGTCGGCAACGGTGGGGGCTGTGATCACCGCGACTGAGGCCAAGGCGGCGGCCCTGGCCGCGAGGGGCCTCCGGACATTGGAGGGGTGGCCCGCCTCAGGGACTTCTACCGATGCCATCGTGATTGCCAGCACGGGCCATGGACCCAGCCTGGACTATGCGGGTCCAGTCACGACAGTCGGGTGGCTCATCGGCCTGGTGGTCCGCCGAATCCTCCAAGATCCGAGCCTGCCATGA